The Cytobacillus oceanisediminis genomic interval GATGGCCGGGCTTGTTGTAGATTCCTTTATTGGACAGCAGGAAGTGGTTTTAAAATCCCTTGGAAACTACTTAACCAGCGTGTTTGCCATTTCCGGTGCAACCATTTTAGGTGATGGACAGGTGGCCCTGATAGTAGACTGCAATGCATTGATTAAATAAATTAATTTTGACGTTTATAAAGGAGTGAACAGGATGACTGAGACGGCAGCCGCGGATTTAAAATTGATTGTATTTCAGCTGAAAGATAAAGAATATGCGATTCCGGTTAATCAGGTGCGTTCAATTGAAAAGGTTGAGCATATAACCCGGGTTCCACGAACTGCAGGCTTTGTAAAAGGTGTAATCAATTTACGGGGTGTTGTGACGCCGATCATTAGTCTCAGAAGCAGATTTAATCTGGAAGAGGCTGAATATAATGAGCATTCACGAGTAATTATCGCGGTATTGGATGATAAGGAAGTCGGGCTGATTGTAGATTCTGCAAATGATGTCATTGATGTTGCCTTTGAATCTATTGAACCCCCGCCGGAGGTAATCGGTTCTGAAGAGGCCGATTTTATCAAGGGTGTAACGAAAATCGAAAAGCGATTATTTATCCTGATAGATTTGGAAAGAGTCCTGAATCCTGAAGAATTGACAGCCCAGGATGGACAAGGGATAGCAGGATGAATTTTTTAGACAAGAACATCAGCAGCTTGAAATTGGATATTCTTAAAGAAATCGGGAATATTGGAGCAGGGCATGCGGCGACTGCATTATCAACGCTTCTCAATAAAAAAATTGATATGTCTGTGCCGGATGTGAAAATTGTTTCTTTTGATGAAATGATCGATATGGCTGGAGGGGCAGAAAATGTAGTGGCCGGGGTGTTTCTAAGGATAGAAGGAGACGCCCCAGGCAGCATGTTTTTTGTCCTGCCTCTTGAACAGGCTGAAATCTTCATTCGTGAACTGCCTGGAAACATACCTTTCTGTGCAGATGAATTGCCATATGATGAACTTGCCCTATCGGCACTGCAGGAGCTTGGAAACATTCTCTCAGGTTCTTATTTATCTTCTTTATCGGATTTTACCAAACTATCACTTTTTCCTTCAGTGCCGATGCTAAGCATTGATATGGTGGGAGCAATAATAGGTACGGGGCTGCTGGAAATTTCACAGGTGAGCGATTTCGCCATCGTCATTGATACAGCTTTAAATGAAGAATTTCAAAATACGGATGCTGTAAATGGCCACTTTTTTTTGCTTCCTGATCCTGAATCTTTTCAAATCATTTTTAAGGCCTTGGGAGTCCCGGATCATGAATAATCTTATTGAAGTTGTAAAAGTAGGCATCGCAGATATGAATATTGTTAAAACCCCCAGCTTAATAAGGACATCAGGACTTGGTTCCTGTGTAGGTGTGGTTCTTTATGACCTTAGTGCAGAAATTGCCGGGCTTGCACATATTATGCTGCCTGATTCATCTCTTGCCAAAGGTACGAGCTTTAATTCAGCTAAATATGCTGATACTGCAATCAGGGACTTAGTGAGCCTTCTGGCGAAAAGTGGGATAAGACCTTCAGGATTAAAAGCGAAGATTGCCGGTGGAGCTCAAATGTTCAAGTACTCCTCCGGAAGT includes:
- a CDS encoding chemotaxis protein CheD, giving the protein MNNLIEVVKVGIADMNIVKTPSLIRTSGLGSCVGVVLYDLSAEIAGLAHIMLPDSSLAKGTSFNSAKYADTAIRDLVSLLAKSGIRPSGLKAKIAGGAQMFKYSSGSDLMRIGPRNVEAVKQELSSLKIAILAEDVGGHSGRTIEFNPQSGELMIRTVNKVQVII
- a CDS encoding chemotaxis protein CheW gives rise to the protein MTETAAADLKLIVFQLKDKEYAIPVNQVRSIEKVEHITRVPRTAGFVKGVINLRGVVTPIISLRSRFNLEEAEYNEHSRVIIAVLDDKEVGLIVDSANDVIDVAFESIEPPPEVIGSEEADFIKGVTKIEKRLFILIDLERVLNPEELTAQDGQGIAG
- a CDS encoding chemotaxis protein CheC → MNFLDKNISSLKLDILKEIGNIGAGHAATALSTLLNKKIDMSVPDVKIVSFDEMIDMAGGAENVVAGVFLRIEGDAPGSMFFVLPLEQAEIFIRELPGNIPFCADELPYDELALSALQELGNILSGSYLSSLSDFTKLSLFPSVPMLSIDMVGAIIGTGLLEISQVSDFAIVIDTALNEEFQNTDAVNGHFFLLPDPESFQIIFKALGVPDHE